One genomic region from Candidatus Eisenbacteria bacterium encodes:
- a CDS encoding TlpA family protein disulfide reductase: MRPSKSRNTVKTTGGLTTFILSAFILSAFMETSIPGTVMAGEKTTAAESDSTLFDLSAYKGKVIYLDFWASWCKPCKQSFPWMRAMQARFGNQGFEVVAVDMDRDRKAAESFLKQNPAAFRIFHDPEGKLAEAYQIEAMPTSLLFDRQGQQRAVHLGFRESETEAWESEIISLLSETPPDTTRR; encoded by the coding sequence ATGCGACCTTCTAAGAGCCGCAACACTGTAAAGACAACTGGTGGGCTCACCACCTTCATCTTGTCTGCCTTCATCTTGTCTGCCTTCATGGAAACCTCTATTCCCGGCACTGTAATGGCTGGCGAAAAGACCACGGCTGCCGAGAGTGATAGCACCCTGTTCGATCTCTCCGCATACAAAGGAAAGGTCATCTATCTCGATTTTTGGGCCTCCTGGTGCAAGCCCTGCAAGCAATCCTTCCCATGGATGAGGGCGATGCAGGCGCGCTTTGGAAACCAGGGATTCGAGGTGGTTGCCGTGGATATGGACCGCGACCGTAAGGCGGCCGAGTCCTTCTTAAAGCAGAACCCCGCTGCGTTCCGCATCTTTCATGATCCCGAAGGGAAGCTGGCGGAGGCCTATCAGATCGAAGCCATGCCGACCTCCCTGCTCTTCGACCGCCAGGGCCAACAGCGGGCGGTTCACCTGGGTTTCAGGGAATCTGAAACAGAAGCATGGGAGTCCGAGATTATCTCCCTGCTGAGTGAAACGCCGCCTGATACCACACGGAGATAG